The Diabrotica undecimpunctata isolate CICGRU chromosome 3, icDiaUnde3, whole genome shotgun sequence genome includes the window CCACGTATAATTGACCATGGGAAAAACATGAATGTTCTAGATTTAAACCACAAACTTTTAAGGATTGGCCTTGTGATTTGTTGATAGTCATGGCAAATGCAAGACGTATCGGAAATTGAAGTCTTTTAAATTCAAACGGCATATCGGTTGGGATCATCGGGATCCTCGGAATGAGAACTTCCTCACCTTTGAATTTTCCTATCATTATCGTAGCGTAAATTACATTGTTCATCAATTTACTAACCACCAAACGCGTACCGTTGCACAGTTTTGGTTGGTTTATGTTTCGAAGCATGATTACTACGGAGCCAACCTTTAGGCGTAAATTGTGCGGTGCTAAGCCAGGCACGTCcaaagagtttaaaaattcaattggatAGTTGGTGGCTTCATCTTCATTTGTGACGCAGTCAATAGATTTGAATGAATGCATTGTTCCAATTatcttattttgaattatgtagTTCAGGTCATCTACATCTTTATTCTTAGCAGCTAAAATTGCTCGCTCACTCGACCattcattatttttgtagttagaaataatatttggaaatacATTGTTGATAAGTTCGTCTTTTGATGAGacaaaattacagaaattatTTGGAAATGATATTAATCCGCTCGATTCATCGACAGGTACTTGACCATTACCGATAGTCAGCAATTGCTCCGAGAAATCTTCAGCAGCTGTATCATTAAGCAATGTAACTCTCATGTTTGTTGTCAGCTGCAGTTTCTTCACATAGCGCCATAGATTTGACGATTTGAGGCAAGCGTTTATTTCATCGGCAGCCGTAGATCTTGGAATTACTGGCAGTATTTGGCGGAAATCGCCAGACAGTAAAATCATTGCTCCTCCAAAACATCTCGAGTCATTGCGTAAATCTTTTAATGTTCGGTTAAGTGCTTCTAATGCACGTTTATGCGCCATTGTGCATTCGTCCCAGATGATGATTTTCGATGCCGCTAAAACTTTGGCCATTGTTGAGTGATTTGCAATATTACACGTTGCTTCTTCAATAGTTTGAAGATTTAACGGTAATTTGAATGCTGAATGAGCCGTACGGCATCCTTCTAACAATGTGGCTGCTATTCCAGAAGAAGCAACTGCAACCGCTATGTTGGATCTCGCCCAAACAGTTGCTAAAACTAATGACATAAGGAATGTCTTGCCAGTTCCACCAGGGGCATCTAGGAAATATAAACCACCATTTTCATCAGCGATTGCCTTCATTAAAGTATCATAAACTTCCTTTTGTTGGTAATTCAACAGAGGCACATTCCTTTGAACTACTAAATCTAATTCCTGGTGATCATATTCACGTTCCCGTTCCAATTCTCGATTAAATGCGTCATTCATTTCACGATTTGGCGCTGGCATTCCTAACCTGATTAATAAATTACCGCACATGAGGTAACACATATCTTCGATCAAGAGTAAAGCACGATTATGTATCTCCTCATTCATCTCAATATCGTGATTTCTGGAATTGACACGACTTTGATGTAAAATATCTTCTGACATACTATCCTTGTATTTGTGCCACAGGTTACATGGGTTTGAtggaaaacatgtcgaaattatgaTAGCGAATAATGTGCGTATCTGACTTGGAGATGCAGAGATAATGGCTTCAGCGATTGTCGTATCTCAATGGGTATCGTTTTCTAATAAGTTCAATTCTTCACATGCAGCACGATATGTTGGGAATATTACACCATTAACAGTTCGTAGTGTCTCAAATGAAGTTGGCCCACGCACATTTACCAGCAACAACCGCAAATAGAAACATTCATAATTCTTTGGAGGAACTGTATACATACGACCAAGAGCATCAGTAGAACGCACATCTGGATACCCAGGAACCGCATCACCTTGCTTCCGTTTTTGAAAATTCTTGGATGAAGCATTCCAAGTATAATAACGTGGCATCTCCGAGTAAAGCAAAGTTCGTGCAAACTTATCGCTTTGGCAGATTGCAAAAAAACTGGTCAATGTAGTTGCTGGAGGTGTTTCAGCACGTTGCGTAGCATTCGAAGCCGTGAAATATACTCGTTGACCATTCTCCAGATGCACCGCCAAATGTATAACAGTAGGATGACGTTCGTGAATTGGAAATGCGAATATACGCCAAATCGCTTCATTACTGTTCACATAACGACCAACTTGATAGCGTGAAATTTCATCGTTGGTATTTGAGGATTGCAATCCAAAAACCGTCATATCACTGCCTTTCGTGacatatttgcaaatatattttatggacttAACTGAATTGCAGTATTCAACGTTGCAATGTATCTTGAACGTTTTAGAAATAAGTGGCGAATATGGAACAATCCAACTGTTGTCGACAACGAAATCCATTCTTTTCACTTTCGTTGTGACAGTTCGACCGTTGTCATCTGGTGATCGACGCCGATACAGCGGATACCCATCGTTGCCAGTGACAATCTCCGCGGTTAATTTCCGTGGATATCGTTTAGAGCACTTTCCATCGACCATGCAAGGTGATTGGGGATTGATGGCACCACACGGTCCATGAATTATATTAGTAGTAACAACATCATGTAGGTCTGGATCGACTTCATGATCAGGAATCTCGGCACATATGATATCATCTATTTGGTCAAGATGAATTATTTCCACTAACCAAATAAGAATGTGTGCGTGCGGCAGGCCTCGCTTTTGCCATTCGATTGAATACATCCAGCATCGAGTATCTCCAAAGACGCGTTGTTTAACAATAAAGTTCATCAGGGACCGAATTTTTTGCCTGAATATACGTGCTGTGATGTCGTGTCTATCATTTGATGTTTGTCCGGGAAGCAGCAATTGAGTAATTTCTATCCATTTTGGATTACAGGTAAAAGTAATAAAGAGATCTGGCCGGCCGTAATGACGAACATATGTCATTGAATCTTCTGCATATTCATGCATATGACGTGGGCTACCAATGTACGTCGCCGGCAGAATAGTTAATCGACCAATATTAGCTGCATTTCCTTCAGTACTAACTGCATCACGTAAATGGACGTACTCCCCAGAACGCAGTTTGGCTTGGTTCAACCTAATAAATGTTAAACATTCCGTTTCTATTTTTACATACATGTCAACGCAATACTGCTGAAACAATCGACGAAACCTCAGCAAATAGTTGTCAGCATTTTGACGAATCATCAAACGATATGCATAATAATTCATTGAGCTAACTTTCTTTGTAGTTTCTTCAcctgaaattaaaaatttgataattaaccaTTTCAAAGACAAATAATACAGACATTAACCATTATTAAGATACTGATACTTTACCATTCAATGGATTtatcattttaatattaaaataatatccaTCTTCTCCTTGCCAAAACATCAGTGGGTATTGCAATGCGCCATATGATCGATGAGTTTTAGATATTTGTTGCAGTTGCCCAGTATCGCGACGTGTAAGCACAATATCGCGTTTTTCCAATTGTTCACCAACAATCAGGATGGCAACTTCGTCTACTGTTGGAGCATTAAATGTGCGTTCGTGTGTTCCAGATGGTCGTTTATCTGCTTTGATGACAACTTTATAGTCATCATTTGGCATGCGCTCTAAAGCACTCTTAAACAACCTGACCAACGCATGATGTTTATGAAGCAGACACTGCAAGTCTTGAATAATTGCTCGCTTTATTCCTGCATTGATCCCTAGGCGTCAATCAAGTTGTTCTTCTATGTTGCCCatgaaatatatttgtaataatttattctgTGTATCTTTGAAAGGTAGTAATGATCCAATTCGATGGtgaatctgtccttgtatctacaaaataaaaaccagaCAGTATTAACTGGGTTATAAACACTTTTTCTGTGGGAGAGTAGAGTTCAGTATTAGCAAATATAATACATACCAATAGATAAAGTAAGTTATTCTTTAACTACATTCTATgtaagtacaaaaataaataccTTAAATGTCGGATTAAATCCTCCTTCTTCGATAATGTCTgccccaaatgacgtcatttggaaACAACTATTGTATTTTCGAGTATTTGCAAGAAAGTGGCGTGATTCTTGTGTTTCGCCACAAAGCAATGAATACAATGGCTCATGTGGCGGAGTCAACACTGGCAATTTCACTTTACCATTAAGGCAGCATAATCCAGGCGTTTCTCCGGAAAACTTTAATGCACCACAATACTCGCAAACAACGTCCATTTGCCCAATGCAAACGCTAGGATGCAAGCTGTAATCATTGCTGCAATCGTATCGAAACGCTGCTCGATTCAAATCAGCTAAATATCTTGTTCTGCGtcgcaaattatttatttgttgccTTATGTTGTTCGCTCGACGATTCTGCATTGCCAACCGAGCTGTTTCACGGGCTGCTTCACTTTGCTCTCGTGATTGAGAAGCACGAAGTCGAGCCATACTATCGCGGCGCTGTTCACGTGcaatttcttgttcttcttcagtcctttcatttgcagtattttgtattcttcttgcattacggctttgtcgggaaatattcgatcgtcttggtcgcggcattattaattaaacttcacttcacttcaattacggctttgtcgggaaagattcgatcgtcttggtcgcggcattattaattaaacttcacttcacttcaatccacttgttaattatttatttaatagaaatagttttaatattgatttcttaCAAATATCAAATTGTCATCCATACGTCATTACATGGCTGTCATTTTACGTCAATTACATAGCTGTCATTTGCGTTTTGTTATTCCAAGTCTGATTCTTTTTTGTTATACCACGTTTTATAGTGACTGACGTTTCATGTCAAGTCACACGGAAACGCTGTCGAACGGGATAAAAAGTATCCTATGTCCGTCTCCTGGCTCTAAGCTACCTCCCTACCAATTTTCAGCCAAATCTGGTCTGCCGTTCTTGAGTTATAAGTGGTGTAACTAACAcgactttcttttatatatatatagataaatagTTAATATTATGTTGCATTTGTCCAAACCAAGCCCGTTTTTCagatttacatttaaaataagaCGTTCCCACACTTGAGAGACT containing:
- the LOC140436041 gene encoding ATP-dependent DNA helicase pif1-like, with translation MSEDILHQSRVNSRNHDIEMNEEIHNRALLLIEDMCYLMCGNLLIRLGMPAPNREMNDAFNRELEREREYDHQELDLVVQRNVPLLNYQQKEVYDTLMKAIADENGGLYFLDAPGGTGKTFLMSLVLATVWARSNIAVAVASSGIAATLLEGCRTAHSAFKLPLNLQTIEEATCNIANHSTMAKVLAASKIIIWDECTMAHKRALEALNRTLKDLRNDSRCFGGAMILLSGDFRQILPVIPRSTAADEINACLKSSNLWRYVKKLQLTTNMRVTLLNDTAAEDFSEQLLTIGNGQVPVDESSGLISFPNNFCNFVSSKDELINNVFPNIISNYKNNEWSSERAILAAKNKDVDDLNYIIQNKIIGTMHSFKSIDCVTNEDEATNYPIEFLNSLDVPGLAPHNLRLKVGSVVIMLRNINQPKLCNGTRLVVSKLMNNVIYATIMIGKFKGEEVLIPRIPMIPTDMPFEFKRLQFPIRLAFAMTINKSQGQSLKVCGLNLEHSCFSHGQLYVGCSRVGRPSALFVFAPDNKTKNVVYHKVLK
- the LOC140436042 gene encoding uncharacterized protein, with protein sequence MPNDDYKVVIKADKRPSGTHERTFNAPTVDEVAILIVGEQLEKRDIVLTRRDTGQLQQISKTHRSYGALQYPLMFWQGEDGYYFNIKMINPLNGEETTKKVSSMNYYAYRLMIRQNADNYLLRFRRLFQQYCVDMYVKIETECLTFIRLNQAKLRSGEYVHLRDAVSTEGNAANIGRLTILPATYIGSPRHMHEYAEDSMTYVRHYGRPDLFITFTCNPKWIEITQLLLPGQTSNDRHDITARIFRQKIRSLMNFIVKQRVFGDTRCWMYSIEWQKRGLPHAHILIWLVEIIHLDQIDDIICAEIPDHEVDPDLHDVVTTNIIHGPCGAINPQSPCMVDGKCSKRYPRKLTAEIVTGNDGYPLYRRRSPDDNGRTVTTKVKRMDFVVDNSWIVPYSPLISKTFKIHCNVEYCNSVKSIKYICKYVTKGSDMTVFGLQSSNTNDEISRYQVGRYVNSNEAIWRIFAFPIHERHPTVIHLAVHLENGQRVYFTASNATQRAETPPATTLTSFFAICQSDKFARTLLYSEMPRYYTWNASSKNFQKRKQGDAVPGYPDVRSTDALGRMYTVPPKNYECFYLRLLLVNVRGPTSFETLRTVNGVIFPTYRAACEELNLLENDTH